In a single window of the Pseudomonas entomophila genome:
- a CDS encoding glucose/quinate/shikimate family membrane-bound PQQ-dependent dehydrogenase, protein MSTDGAKNGTRWLPRLMGVLLLLMGLALLAGGIKLSQLGGSLYYLIAGIGFALSGILLLAKRRIALGLYGLVLLGSTVWALWEVGLDWWQLVPRLAIWFAIGVILLLPWARRPLQGPASKLNTALLSVAVVASGATAIASQFTHPGEIRGAFSRDDSEMGSAAPAMPDGEWQAYGRTEHGDRYSPLRQITPQNAYRLEEAWRIRTGDLPTDNDPVELTNQNTPLKVNGMLYACTAHSRLLALDPDTGAEIWRYDPQVKSPTGTFKGFAHMTCRGVSYYDENNYVSRDGSPAPKVSDAGQAVAQACPRRLYLPTADARLIAINADNGKVCEGFANQGVIDLTRGIGPFTAGGYYSTSPAAITRSLVIIGGHVTDNESTNEPSGVIRAYDVHDGHLVWNWDSNNPDDTKPLADGKLYSRNSANMWSIASVDEDLGMIYLPLGNQTPDQWGADRTPGAEKYSAGIVALDLATGKARWNYQFTHHDLWDMDVGSQPTLVHLKTDDGVKPAVIVPTKQGSLYVLDRRDGTPIVPIREIPVPQGAVKGDHTSPTQARSDLNLLGPELTEQAMWGATPFDQMLCRIQFRGLRYEGQYTPPSEQGSLVYPGNVGVFNWGSVSVDPVRQLLFTSPNYMAFVSKMIPREQVAEGSKRESETSGVQPNAGAPYAVTMHPFMSPIGIPCQAPAWGYVAAIDLFTNKIVWKHKNGTTRDSTPVPIGMPVGVPSMGGSIVTAGGVGFLSGTLDQYLRAYDVKNGQELWKGRLPAGGQATPMTYTGKNGKQYVLVTAGGHGSLGTRMGDYIIAYKLAE, encoded by the coding sequence ATGAGCACTGACGGTGCCAAGAATGGAACCCGCTGGCTACCGCGCCTGATGGGCGTGCTGCTGTTGCTGATGGGCCTTGCCCTGCTGGCCGGCGGCATCAAGCTGAGCCAGTTGGGCGGTTCGCTTTACTACCTGATCGCCGGGATCGGCTTTGCCCTGTCCGGCATCCTGCTGCTGGCCAAGCGCCGCATTGCCCTGGGCCTGTATGGCCTGGTGCTGCTGGGCAGCACCGTGTGGGCGCTGTGGGAAGTCGGCCTGGACTGGTGGCAACTGGTGCCGCGCCTGGCCATCTGGTTCGCCATCGGCGTGATCCTGCTGCTGCCGTGGGCCCGTCGCCCGCTGCAAGGCCCGGCTTCGAAGCTCAACACCGCCCTGCTCAGCGTGGCCGTGGTGGCCTCCGGCGCGACCGCGATCGCCAGCCAGTTCACCCACCCGGGCGAAATCCGTGGCGCGTTCAGCCGCGACGACAGCGAGATGGGCAGCGCCGCGCCGGCCATGCCGGACGGTGAATGGCAGGCCTATGGCCGCACCGAGCATGGCGACCGCTACTCGCCGCTGCGCCAGATCACCCCACAGAACGCCTACCGCCTGGAAGAAGCCTGGCGCATCCGCACCGGCGACCTGCCGACCGACAACGACCCGGTGGAGCTGACCAACCAGAACACCCCGCTGAAGGTCAACGGCATGCTCTACGCCTGCACCGCCCACAGCCGGCTGCTGGCCCTGGACCCGGATACCGGCGCTGAGATCTGGCGCTACGACCCGCAGGTCAAGAGCCCCACCGGCACCTTCAAGGGCTTCGCCCACATGACCTGCCGCGGCGTCTCGTACTACGACGAGAACAACTACGTCAGCCGTGACGGCAGCCCGGCACCGAAGGTATCCGATGCCGGCCAGGCCGTGGCCCAGGCCTGCCCGCGCCGCCTCTACCTGCCCACCGCCGACGCCCGCCTGATCGCCATCAACGCCGACAACGGCAAGGTTTGCGAAGGCTTCGCCAACCAGGGCGTGATCGACCTGACCCGCGGCATCGGCCCGTTCACCGCCGGTGGCTATTACTCCACCTCGCCGGCCGCGATCACCCGCAGCCTGGTGATCATTGGTGGCCACGTCACCGACAACGAGTCGACCAACGAGCCGTCCGGCGTGATCCGCGCCTACGACGTGCACGACGGCCACCTGGTGTGGAACTGGGACAGCAACAACCCGGACGACACCAAGCCCCTGGCCGACGGCAAGCTGTACAGCCGCAACTCGGCCAACATGTGGTCGATCGCCAGTGTCGATGAAGACCTCGGCATGATCTACCTGCCGCTGGGCAACCAGACGCCGGACCAGTGGGGCGCCGACCGCACCCCGGGCGCCGAAAAATACAGCGCCGGCATCGTCGCCCTGGACCTGGCCACCGGCAAGGCGCGCTGGAACTACCAGTTCACCCACCACGACCTGTGGGACATGGACGTCGGCAGCCAGCCCACCCTGGTCCACCTGAAGACCGATGACGGCGTCAAGCCGGCGGTCATCGTGCCGACCAAGCAAGGCAGCCTGTACGTGCTCGACCGCCGCGACGGCACCCCGATCGTGCCGATCCGCGAGATCCCGGTACCGCAAGGCGCTGTCAAGGGCGACCACACCTCGCCCACTCAAGCCCGTTCCGACCTCAACCTGCTCGGCCCGGAACTGACCGAACAGGCCATGTGGGGCGCCACGCCGTTCGACCAGATGCTCTGCCGCATCCAGTTCCGCGGCCTGCGCTACGAAGGCCAGTACACCCCGCCGTCCGAGCAGGGCAGCCTGGTCTACCCCGGCAACGTCGGCGTGTTCAACTGGGGTAGCGTGTCGGTCGACCCGGTGCGCCAACTGCTGTTCACCTCGCCGAACTACATGGCCTTCGTATCGAAGATGATTCCCCGCGAGCAGGTGGCCGAGGGCAGCAAGCGCGAAAGCGAGACCAGCGGCGTGCAACCCAACGCCGGCGCGCCGTACGCGGTGACCATGCACCCGTTCATGTCGCCGATCGGCATCCCGTGCCAGGCGCCAGCCTGGGGTTATGTGGCAGCCATCGACCTGTTCACCAACAAAATCGTGTGGAAGCACAAGAACGGCACCACCCGTGACAGCACCCCGGTGCCAATCGGCATGCCGGTGGGTGTGCCCAGCATGGGCGGTTCGATCGTCACCGCCGGTGGCGTCGGCTTCCTCAGCGGCACCCTTGACCAGTACCTGCGCGCCTATGACGTGAAGAACGGCCAGGAGCTGTGGAAAGGCCGCCTGCCGGCAGGCGGCCAAGCCACGCCGATGACCTACACCGGCAAGAACGGTAAGCAGTACGTGCTGGTGACCGCTGGCGGCCACGGCTCCCTGGGCACCCGCATGGGCGACTACATCATCGCCTACAAGCTGGCTGAGTAA
- a CDS encoding carbohydrate porin — MFQLPKTRYSGLALATLLGGLSPTTSANEMFAKDSPWMLGDWGGTRSELLEKGYDFTLGYTGEMGSNLHGGYSHDRAARYSDQFTFGVNMDLQKILGWQDTEVQLTVTERHGDNISNDRINDPRVGGFTSAQEVWGRGQTWRLTQMWIKQKYFDGALDVKFGRFGEGEDFNSFPCDFQNLAFCGSQVGNWVGGIWYNWPVSQWALRVRYNLNDELYAQVGVFEQNPSNLESNNGFKLSGSGTQGAVMPIELVWSPQVNGLKGEYRAGYYYSNAKAQDVLKDSHGTPAAISGAAYRSSSSKHGLWLGAQQQVTSLASDQSRGLSLFANATVHDKKTNAIDNYVQAGVVYKGPFDARAKDDIGFALARVHVNPGYRKNARLINQANGLDDYDNPGFLPVQDTEYSAELYYGIHLADWLTVRPNLQYIRHPGGVSHIDDALIGGLKIQSTF; from the coding sequence ATGTTCCAACTGCCCAAGACCCGTTACTCCGGCCTCGCCCTCGCCACCTTGCTCGGCGGCCTCTCCCCCACCACCAGCGCCAACGAGATGTTCGCCAAGGATTCCCCCTGGATGCTCGGCGACTGGGGCGGTACCCGCAGCGAGCTGCTGGAAAAAGGCTACGACTTCACCCTCGGCTACACCGGCGAGATGGGCAGCAACCTGCACGGCGGCTACAGCCATGACCGCGCCGCGCGCTACAGCGACCAGTTCACCTTCGGCGTGAACATGGACCTGCAGAAGATCCTTGGTTGGCAGGACACCGAAGTCCAGCTGACCGTCACCGAGCGCCATGGCGACAACATCAGCAACGACCGCATCAACGACCCGCGCGTCGGCGGCTTCACCTCGGCCCAGGAAGTCTGGGGCCGTGGCCAAACCTGGCGGCTGACCCAGATGTGGATCAAGCAGAAGTACTTCGATGGCGCACTGGACGTGAAATTCGGCCGTTTCGGTGAGGGCGAGGACTTCAACAGCTTCCCCTGCGACTTCCAGAACCTGGCGTTCTGCGGCTCGCAGGTGGGTAACTGGGTAGGTGGCATCTGGTACAACTGGCCAGTCAGCCAGTGGGCCCTGCGCGTGCGCTACAACCTGAACGACGAGCTCTACGCCCAGGTCGGCGTGTTCGAGCAGAACCCTTCCAACCTCGAAAGCAACAACGGCTTCAAGCTCAGCGGCAGCGGCACCCAAGGCGCGGTGATGCCGATCGAACTGGTCTGGAGCCCGCAGGTCAATGGCCTGAAAGGGGAATATCGCGCCGGCTACTACTACAGTAATGCCAAGGCACAGGATGTACTCAAGGACAGCCACGGCACGCCGGCCGCCATCAGCGGCGCCGCCTACCGCAGCAGCTCAAGCAAGCACGGCCTGTGGTTGGGCGCCCAGCAGCAGGTGACCTCGCTGGCCAGCGACCAATCCCGCGGCCTGAGCCTGTTCGCCAACGCCACGGTGCACGACAAGAAGACCAATGCCATCGACAACTATGTTCAGGCAGGTGTGGTTTACAAAGGGCCGTTCGATGCCCGCGCCAAGGACGACATCGGCTTCGCCCTGGCCCGCGTGCACGTCAACCCCGGCTACCGCAAGAACGCCCGCCTCATCAACCAGGCCAACGGCCTGGACGACTACGACAACCCAGGCTTCCTGCCCGTGCAGGACACCGAGTACAGCGCCGAACTCTACTACGGCATCCACCTGGCCGACTGGCTCACGGTGCGCCCGAACCTGCAGTACATCCGCCACCCGGGCGGCGTGTCGCACATCGACGACGCGCTGATCGGTGGCCTGAAGATCCAGAGCACTTTCTAA
- a CDS encoding SpvB/TcaC N-terminal domain-containing protein, producing the protein MPEQSASVPEESRTPFYTPPTLPKGGGTVSVGGGMLSAGGPDGSAGWQLPLPSPTGRNLSAALALHYSSGGGNSAFGAGWDCPLPAVFVMTRFGFPKYDGTDRMAGPSGEEILKIGEPDNDALLKRSGIVGEYTGTAWRARAFNLTDRLEHWVPTADPTHPGFWLHGLPDNSLSLYGWSPSARLQEAGSSPKRVAGWYIEETVSAHGEHVVYRYRNEDDEGCDPQELQAHPHVVNVYPDSVHAMNISPSTALLVPAGAFDEEAFLTFTQFDYGERGADPDTPPPHSTVEKWPVREDRHSFWRYGFNVRLRRLCRDVLLWHRTQRMEGDADPTPVLVGRLHLRYDSSPVTSLLESAEQITHDPRLRMPPLEFWMTRPGRSIRDHQASAAKSEEWAPLPTLDGFWQPNWQMADLYGEGIPGMLYLDNGAWHYREPLRLENPAGEDLVTWGRASPLAFPLAGTNGTLSDLDSDGQPEWLVIAGGLQGSFTLAPDGTWGRLVPLAGLPGEYAHPLARMADLTGNSQNDVILLKALGPRTVRLYPANGTKGWLAALNEEYQGSEPLPSLEESEHQLVAFADPAGSGQQHLVRITGDSVTLWPSLGHGKFDNALRIEGFAVDDFNAARVFLADTDGSGTTDILYMSPDGIQVFVSQCGNQYAKGVFIPAPGGVKLDATCQLQVADILGQGTADLLLTRLRGGAGNQPQSWLYRFNDHRPWLLAKVSDNAGTSTHLHYRSSAQAWLDEKADVRARTGRTPVSYLPFPVHTVSRVTTINEITKLSFGSETTYLGGVWDGQEREFAGFSRLIQRDTNEQAQLASADLSPPSRTCTWFHTGIEARDLVTQGAFVDMDAHFPQEPVRFTHWAGGSEQPLEPTPSIRPWLYRAVRGQVRRIEVYGEDGSERAAKPYSVVTNRLQVRMHDTADAERPAALVSPAEVLTFACERITEDPVVTQAIVLEQDEYGNVLQRAAINYPRLLSPAALDEEDTARRIYPRALPVGLITASCDDQQYDCWINLTRATVHNLTANGDWAIGLPGSTRSDAVLIPSSDIPKSGYSIEKWPDLPSEYADSFTLTGYQKVLWRKADGSGVSATPSIPPLVAYTRTAMLDQASLDALEPAFERPLLKLVEDALGSPRTELAVLARVHKRLATPEEHVLYEVLMSYLMSRPLDTEACQVLRNALKQIISVDDLCQKLKKAAAEELPEGLQDALRKENRVPDAHLPKVMLWYAKPENAPEDGLLPLYLALANTMPEVVFWRSVLAGCESLDQAPTALPPARKWLEGVRSILASRVQTELLVDLLKRGGYIALSRPADAAELDDPHDPGGLGAPGIPFEPMIVGAYAGHHGISLYHDEAHFWLPKNVQENTVTGPVQLAYTAHDIAVNKVTDAAGLSSEVKTFDWRFLTPTEMLDANDNTSKVELDTLGRVRHMRFYGTETAPGDTKPENVGYDPDRAFEPPLTVEDAVALNDSKNVPVAQAFTVIADSWMPLKPLADGSRSDQRCSEREWERDAERLQRDGIVAKPAMEGRAPPHVIQIQTDRYDNDPEQQVRVQVVLSGGGELLQSAIRNPSGEAFVFDSDTGGLKTDTHGNALIEHADVRWAVTGKTEFDNKGQPVRVWLPFYLNDWHWVSNDSARKKNQGIYADTHVYDALGRECKVVRAAGEEVDGEWANYEQRVQAYPWFTVAEDENDTWKDVIDRAKRRVGQ; encoded by the coding sequence GTGCCTGAACAGTCTGCTTCGGTTCCAGAGGAAAGCCGTACGCCCTTCTACACGCCGCCGACCCTTCCAAAGGGCGGCGGCACGGTCTCGGTGGGCGGTGGCATGCTGTCTGCCGGCGGCCCCGACGGCAGTGCCGGCTGGCAACTGCCGCTACCGTCCCCCACCGGGCGCAACCTGTCGGCCGCGCTGGCCCTGCACTACTCCTCCGGCGGTGGCAACAGTGCGTTCGGCGCTGGGTGGGATTGCCCGTTGCCAGCCGTGTTCGTGATGACCCGGTTCGGCTTCCCGAAGTACGACGGTACCGACCGCATGGCCGGGCCATCGGGCGAGGAAATACTGAAAATCGGTGAACCAGACAACGATGCGCTGCTCAAGCGCTCCGGCATTGTCGGTGAGTACACCGGCACCGCGTGGCGCGCACGGGCCTTCAACCTCACCGACCGCCTGGAGCACTGGGTGCCCACGGCCGATCCGACTCACCCGGGGTTCTGGTTGCACGGGTTGCCGGACAACAGCTTGTCGCTCTATGGCTGGTCGCCATCGGCGCGCCTGCAAGAGGCCGGGTCGTCCCCCAAGCGCGTCGCGGGCTGGTACATCGAAGAGACCGTGTCCGCGCATGGCGAGCATGTGGTCTACCGCTACCGCAATGAAGACGATGAAGGTTGCGACCCGCAAGAGCTGCAGGCTCATCCGCATGTAGTCAACGTCTACCCGGATTCGGTTCACGCCATGAACATCAGCCCTTCGACGGCGCTGCTGGTACCGGCGGGCGCCTTCGATGAGGAAGCATTCCTGACGTTCACGCAGTTCGACTATGGAGAGCGCGGCGCCGATCCAGACACACCGCCACCGCACAGCACAGTCGAGAAGTGGCCAGTGCGTGAGGATCGCCACTCGTTCTGGCGCTATGGCTTCAACGTACGCCTGCGCCGCCTGTGCCGGGATGTACTGCTCTGGCATCGCACCCAACGCATGGAAGGCGACGCCGACCCCACCCCGGTGCTGGTCGGGCGCCTGCACCTGAGGTACGACAGCAGCCCTGTGACCAGCCTCCTGGAGTCCGCCGAACAGATCACCCACGATCCACGGCTTCGCATGCCGCCTCTGGAATTCTGGATGACCCGCCCAGGGCGAAGCATCAGGGACCATCAGGCGAGCGCGGCCAAGAGCGAAGAATGGGCCCCCCTGCCGACCCTGGACGGTTTCTGGCAACCCAACTGGCAGATGGCCGACCTGTATGGCGAGGGCATACCGGGCATGCTGTACCTCGACAACGGGGCCTGGCACTACCGGGAACCGCTACGCCTGGAAAACCCCGCCGGAGAAGACCTTGTCACTTGGGGCAGGGCCTCGCCCCTGGCATTTCCCCTCGCAGGCACCAACGGCACCTTGAGCGACCTGGACAGCGATGGTCAGCCGGAGTGGCTGGTCATCGCCGGCGGCCTGCAAGGCAGCTTCACGCTGGCACCGGACGGCACCTGGGGGAGACTGGTGCCGTTGGCAGGGTTGCCGGGGGAATATGCGCATCCATTGGCGCGCATGGCAGACCTCACCGGTAACAGCCAGAACGACGTCATCCTGTTGAAGGCCCTGGGCCCCCGGACCGTGCGTCTTTACCCGGCCAACGGAACCAAAGGCTGGCTGGCCGCGCTGAACGAAGAGTATCAAGGCAGCGAACCGTTGCCGTCGCTGGAGGAGTCCGAACATCAATTGGTCGCCTTCGCCGACCCGGCAGGTAGCGGCCAGCAACACCTGGTGAGAATCACCGGCGATAGCGTGACCCTGTGGCCGTCGCTGGGCCATGGCAAATTCGACAACGCGCTGAGGATCGAAGGATTTGCAGTCGACGACTTCAATGCCGCGAGGGTTTTCCTGGCCGACACCGACGGCTCCGGCACCACGGATATCCTCTATATGTCGCCGGATGGCATCCAGGTGTTCGTCAGCCAGTGCGGCAACCAATATGCCAAAGGCGTTTTCATTCCCGCCCCGGGGGGCGTGAAACTGGATGCAACCTGCCAATTGCAGGTTGCCGACATACTTGGGCAGGGCACGGCGGACCTGCTGCTGACCCGACTGCGCGGCGGCGCAGGTAACCAACCGCAAAGCTGGCTGTACCGTTTCAACGACCATCGTCCCTGGTTGCTGGCCAAGGTGTCCGACAATGCCGGCACCAGCACCCATCTGCACTATCGCAGCTCGGCGCAGGCCTGGCTCGACGAAAAGGCTGACGTGCGCGCCCGCACCGGGCGGACGCCCGTGAGTTATCTGCCCTTCCCTGTGCACACAGTCAGTCGGGTGACGACGATCAACGAAATCACGAAGCTCAGCTTTGGCAGCGAAACGACTTACCTCGGTGGCGTATGGGATGGCCAGGAGCGTGAGTTTGCCGGTTTCTCTCGGCTGATCCAGCGCGACACCAACGAACAGGCACAGCTGGCGTCGGCAGACTTGTCACCGCCAAGCCGCACCTGCACCTGGTTCCATACCGGGATCGAGGCACGCGATCTTGTCACGCAAGGTGCCTTTGTCGACATGGACGCACACTTCCCCCAGGAGCCGGTTCGCTTCACCCACTGGGCCGGTGGCAGTGAACAGCCCTTGGAGCCAACGCCTTCGATACGCCCTTGGCTGTATCGCGCCGTACGCGGCCAGGTGCGGCGCATCGAAGTGTATGGTGAAGACGGCAGCGAGCGGGCCGCCAAGCCCTATAGCGTTGTCACCAATCGCCTTCAAGTACGCATGCACGACACCGCCGATGCCGAGCGCCCGGCTGCATTGGTGAGCCCCGCGGAGGTACTGACCTTCGCCTGCGAACGCATCACCGAAGACCCGGTGGTAACCCAAGCCATCGTCCTCGAACAGGACGAGTACGGGAATGTTCTGCAGAGGGCCGCCATCAACTACCCCCGGCTGCTGTCTCCTGCCGCGCTGGACGAGGAGGATACGGCGCGGCGCATATACCCGCGAGCACTGCCCGTGGGGCTGATCACCGCCAGTTGCGATGACCAGCAATATGACTGCTGGATAAACCTTACCCGTGCCACCGTGCACAACCTGACGGCAAACGGTGACTGGGCGATCGGGCTTCCAGGCTCGACGCGCTCGGATGCCGTGCTCATCCCCAGTTCCGACATTCCCAAAAGCGGATACTCGATCGAGAAATGGCCAGACTTGCCATCGGAGTACGCCGACAGTTTCACCCTCACCGGCTATCAGAAAGTCCTCTGGCGAAAGGCCGACGGCAGTGGTGTTTCCGCCACCCCCTCGATTCCGCCGCTGGTGGCCTATACCCGCACGGCGATGTTGGACCAGGCCTCGCTGGATGCCCTGGAACCGGCGTTCGAACGCCCCCTGCTCAAACTTGTCGAGGACGCGCTAGGTTCGCCCCGAACCGAGCTGGCCGTCTTGGCCCGCGTGCACAAGCGCCTGGCGACTCCAGAAGAGCATGTGCTGTATGAAGTGCTGATGTCCTACCTGATGAGCAGGCCGCTGGATACAGAGGCCTGCCAAGTGCTTCGCAACGCCCTGAAGCAAATCATTTCAGTTGACGACTTGTGCCAGAAACTGAAGAAGGCCGCTGCCGAAGAACTTCCCGAAGGATTGCAGGATGCGTTGCGCAAGGAGAACCGTGTACCGGACGCGCACCTGCCGAAGGTAATGCTCTGGTACGCCAAGCCGGAAAACGCACCTGAAGATGGCCTTCTCCCGCTCTATCTCGCGCTGGCCAATACAATGCCCGAGGTCGTGTTCTGGCGCTCTGTCCTGGCCGGTTGCGAGTCGCTCGACCAGGCCCCCACCGCCCTCCCCCCCGCGCGCAAATGGCTGGAAGGTGTGCGATCGATACTTGCCAGCCGAGTACAGACGGAGTTGCTTGTGGACTTGCTCAAGCGAGGTGGCTATATCGCCCTGAGCCGGCCCGCGGACGCAGCGGAACTGGATGATCCTCATGACCCAGGAGGCCTGGGCGCCCCTGGCATCCCCTTTGAACCCATGATCGTAGGAGCCTATGCCGGACACCACGGCATTTCCCTCTATCACGACGAAGCGCATTTCTGGCTGCCGAAAAACGTTCAGGAAAACACCGTCACCGGCCCTGTTCAGTTGGCGTATACCGCGCATGACATTGCCGTGAACAAGGTGACCGACGCGGCGGGCCTGAGCAGTGAAGTGAAAACCTTTGACTGGCGGTTCCTGACCCCAACCGAAATGCTCGATGCAAACGACAACACCAGCAAAGTCGAGCTGGATACGCTGGGGCGAGTCCGCCATATGCGTTTTTACGGCACCGAGACCGCGCCCGGCGACACTAAGCCGGAAAATGTCGGCTACGACCCTGATCGAGCATTCGAGCCACCACTCACCGTCGAAGACGCCGTGGCACTGAACGACAGCAAGAACGTACCCGTGGCGCAGGCCTTCACGGTCATCGCCGACAGCTGGATGCCCCTGAAGCCGCTGGCGGACGGCAGCCGCTCCGATCAACGCTGCAGCGAACGGGAATGGGAGCGCGACGCCGAACGCCTGCAACGCGATGGTATTGTTGCGAAGCCCGCGATGGAAGGCCGTGCGCCACCCCACGTCATTCAAATTCAGACCGATCGCTATGACAACGATCCAGAGCAGCAAGTGCGGGTACAAGTGGTGTTGAGCGGCGGCGGAGAACTGCTGCAGAGCGCTATCCGTAATCCGAGCGGTGAAGCCTTTGTTTTCGATTCCGACACAGGTGGGCTCAAGACGGACACCCATGGCAACGCACTGATCGAACACGCGGATGTCCGCTGGGCGGTGACCGGCAAGACCGAGTTCGACAACAAGGGGCAACCCGTACGCGTCTGGCTACCCTTCTACCTCAACGACTGGCACTGGGTGAGCAACGACAGCGCCCGCAAGAAGAACCAAGGCATCTATGCCGATACCCACGTCTACGATGCATTAGGCCGGGAATGCAAAGTCGTGCGAGCGGCAGGCGAAGAAGTTGACGGTGAATGGGCGAATTACGAACAACGCGTGCAGGCCTACCCCTGGTTCACGGTAGCGGAGGATGAAAACGACACCTGGAAGGATGTGATCGACCGGGCGAAACGCAGGGTCGGCCAGTGA
- a CDS encoding TonB-dependent receptor, which translates to MLCSPLRLSPLAAALWLASTPSQAVELQPQVITANPLGNAQLAAPSTVLEGDDLLQQQHGSLGETLNKQPGVASTWFGPGASRPVIRGLDGDRIRILRNGVGALDASSLSYDHAVPLDPVNVDRVEIVRGPAALLYGGNAIGGVVNTFDNRIPDSPIDGIHGAGELRYGGADTTRSSAGKLEAGNGAFALHLDANSRQFNDLRIPGYARSSKVRDADEPGSKHRLKNSDGRQDGGAIGGSYHWEHGYTGLSYSRYDSNYGSVAEPGVRLDMQQDHYGFASELRDLEGPFSSVKVDAGYTDYQHREIESGEVHTTFKNKGYEARIEARHQPLGPVEGVIGAQVSRNEFSALGEEAFVPHTDTDSLALFLLEQWQATERLNLSLGARLEHTRIDPDAKGNETFAGADNASSFNAFSLSSGAVYSLDSVWALAANVGYTERAPTFYELYANGAHVATGAYEVGDPNLNKEKAISGDLALRFDNGTHKGSVGVFYSHFRNYIGLIGTGNLRGGHDHDHGDEDHDHDHDHDHDHDHGHDHGEFPEYAYQGVRARFYGIEAQDRWQLLENRYGSFALELSGDYTRAKNLDSGEPLPRIAPLRLNSGLVWALDRWQARVDVQHASAQHRKPANETSTEGYTTLGASVGYRFDIGQSQWLAFVRGENLTDQTVRYASSILRDIAPAPGRSVEVGLRTTF; encoded by the coding sequence ATGCTGTGCTCCCCTCTGCGCCTCTCCCCCCTCGCCGCCGCGCTCTGGCTGGCCTCCACACCCAGCCAGGCCGTTGAACTGCAACCTCAGGTCATCACCGCCAACCCACTGGGCAATGCCCAACTGGCCGCCCCGAGCACCGTCCTCGAAGGCGACGACCTGCTGCAACAGCAGCACGGCAGCCTCGGCGAGACCCTCAACAAACAGCCCGGCGTCGCCTCCACCTGGTTCGGCCCCGGCGCCAGCCGCCCGGTGATCCGCGGCCTGGATGGCGACCGCATCCGCATCTTGCGCAATGGCGTTGGCGCGCTCGATGCCTCATCGCTGTCGTATGACCACGCCGTGCCGTTGGACCCGGTCAACGTCGATCGAGTCGAGATCGTTCGCGGCCCGGCCGCCCTGCTGTACGGTGGCAATGCCATCGGCGGCGTGGTGAACACCTTCGACAACCGCATCCCCGACTCGCCCATCGACGGTATCCACGGCGCGGGTGAACTGCGCTACGGCGGCGCCGACACCACCCGCAGCAGCGCCGGCAAGCTGGAGGCCGGCAATGGCGCGTTCGCCCTGCACCTGGACGCCAACAGCCGCCAGTTCAACGACCTGCGCATCCCCGGCTATGCCCGCAGCTCGAAGGTCCGCGACGCCGACGAACCCGGCAGCAAGCATCGCCTGAAGAACAGCGACGGGCGCCAGGACGGCGGCGCGATCGGCGGTTCCTACCACTGGGAGCATGGCTACACCGGCCTGTCCTACAGCCGCTACGACAGCAACTACGGTTCTGTGGCCGAGCCCGGCGTGCGCCTGGACATGCAGCAGGATCACTACGGTTTCGCCTCGGAACTGCGTGACCTTGAAGGCCCCTTCAGCTCGGTCAAGGTCGATGCCGGCTACACCGATTACCAGCATCGCGAAATCGAAAGCGGCGAGGTGCACACCACCTTCAAGAACAAGGGCTACGAAGCACGCATCGAGGCCCGCCACCAGCCGCTCGGTCCGGTCGAGGGCGTGATCGGCGCCCAGGTCAGCCGCAACGAGTTCTCCGCCCTGGGCGAGGAAGCGTTCGTCCCGCACACCGACACCGACAGCCTGGCGCTGTTCCTGCTTGAGCAATGGCAGGCCACCGAGCGCTTGAACCTGAGCCTGGGCGCGCGTCTTGAGCACACCCGCATCGACCCGGACGCCAAGGGCAACGAGACCTTCGCCGGGGCCGACAACGCCAGCAGCTTCAACGCCTTCAGCCTCTCGTCCGGCGCGGTGTACTCGCTCGATTCGGTGTGGGCACTGGCGGCCAACGTGGGTTACACCGAACGCGCGCCGACCTTCTACGAGCTGTATGCCAACGGCGCCCACGTGGCCACCGGCGCCTACGAAGTGGGCGACCCGAACCTGAACAAAGAGAAGGCGATCTCCGGCGACCTGGCCCTGCGGTTCGACAACGGTACGCACAAGGGCAGCGTCGGTGTGTTCTACAGCCACTTCCGCAATTACATCGGCTTGATCGGCACCGGCAACCTGCGTGGCGGCCATGATCACGACCATGGCGATGAAGACCACGATCACGATCACGACCATGATCATGATCATGATCATGGCCATGACCACGGCGAGTTCCCCGAGTACGCCTACCAGGGCGTGCGCGCGCGCTTCTACGGCATCGAGGCCCAGGACCGCTGGCAGCTACTGGAAAACCGCTATGGCAGCTTCGCCCTGGAACTGTCCGGCGACTACACCCGGGCCAAGAACCTCGACAGCGGCGAGCCGCTGCCACGCATCGCGCCGCTGCGCCTGAACAGCGGGCTGGTGTGGGCGCTGGATCGGTGGCAAGCGCGGGTCGACGTGCAACATGCCTCTGCGCAGCACCGCAAACCGGCCAACGAGACCAGCACCGAGGGTTACACCACCCTGGGCGCCAGCGTCGGCTACCGCTTCGACATCGGCCAGAGCCAGTGGCTGGCGTTCGTGCGCGGGGAGAACCTGACGGACCAGACGGTGCGGTATGCCAGCTCGATCCTGCGGGATATCGCGCCAGCGCCGGGGCGTAGTGTCGAGGTAGGGTTGCGCACGACGTTCTGA